Within Vicia villosa cultivar HV-30 ecotype Madison, WI linkage group LG1, Vvil1.0, whole genome shotgun sequence, the genomic segment TCTCACACTTTCTCCAGAATCAAAGTTATCATGAAACAGAGACCGACGATACCTCGCATCAAATCTATCAGATACACGCTCCTATTAAACATAAAATTCAGTTAATCAAATTTCACTATATCAATAATAACCAGAACAAACCCTAATTCACGGTATCAATTTTCAATCAACAAAAACAAATCGATAAATATAACAAACACGCTATACTTTCTAAATTAAGAGTATCAATTGAATTGAATGTATGTAAGAAATTGATGGAAAATAGGAATGGTACCGGGTGACGGACGCGGCGGACGTTGTAGTGGCGGCGGATACGGAGAGAATCATCATCGTCGGAGTCGTGGAAGCGGTGGTTATGGAAGTCTGGAGAAGGTGAGGAGTGGAAAGATGGATCGAGATCATTTCGGCCTAATCGGTGTCTTCGATTGTGGAATAGTTCTGAAGCGCTCGTCATGCACTGCGAAATCGTTACCGACGGATCTTTCGTCGCTCTGAGATTAGAGACGGATATTGGAATATAAAGACATAGattggaaaaataaaaaagagagagaaaatgaaatAATGAAAAGTCAATGGGAACTTCGAGGAAGAATTCATACAGTAATATGAACCGCGATTCTTTTTATTTGCCAGGAAAGTTCGAATAAAATTTAAGTGAAATTTCCAGTAAAACAGAAAATGGTAGTTTCGCTATGAGGACACattatctaaaaataaaaaataaaattattttataaactgtATTTTGTATTTCTTATatttagagtttattttattcaatataataattttatttttatgggaGAGTGAGTCATTGCTTTTCTTTAGATAAGgtaagaatattttaaaatttaaaagaattaGAATGCCACATGGCATACATAACCTAAAAAGTGGAAGTGTTTAGATGGAAACCTCTCATCTCATAATTGTAACAGAGGCATTTAACAAGAAGAAATTCTCAGCCATTGTTTCATCAGCTGACATGTTACACAAAATCAGAAATCCACACCGCTCTCTTGTTTATTGAAGGAAAAAATAAACTTGCTTTATTTCATTTTTGGAGCCATGAAAGGAAAAGTGAAAATCTCCAAATTGAAGTTGAGCATACCTATTTTGTgtctttgtttatttttcttctttcttggTCTATTTATGTCTCCTATCGTATTTCAGGTACCTCTGATTtattcctttgattttttttattgtacCTTTCTTGATCAATCTCATATTGATCATTGAGAATTATTGTAGAATTGGGTTGATGAGGGATCCCATTTGAGAATTCACCAAGATTTTGTAAAGAAGGAATATGACCCTATTCAACATGGAAAATCTGGAGAATCCTTTGTTGAATCAATTCCGTTTCAGgttatttctcttattttataaaatcattaaaactaaacacttcaaattcaCATTATTAATCTCTAGCACTTAATAATTCCGGTCAAGAAGAGAGAAATAAACTAAGagacaaacaaattgtatgataTTGATTCAAACGATAAAATGATTATTACAATGACTACATGATACCtttttataatgattatgatCAATTGACAAATCTTAACTAACTTGTAACAAAAGTAACAAACTAATAACTAcctaaaacaaatatataaattaactATAACAATTTCAAtgtgttaaaaaaatataatttatgcaGATTTTGAGTTTGAATCCAAGAGCTGTTTACTTTCCAAACTTCACAAGTGTAGAAACATGTGAGCAGATAATTGAAATGGCAAAGCCAACAGTTGAACCATCAAAGCTAGCTTTGCGAAAAGGAGAAGATGCAGAGAGCACAAAAGGCACAAGAACAAGGTACTATCATTTCATTATTATTAACTTAAATGATACTTTATGATTATTCTTACAACTTTCTCCGAGAATATTTCAACTCATTTGGAAACAGTTCAGGCGTATTCATCGGTGCATCAGAAGATAAATCTGGCATTTTGGATATGATTGAGAGGAAAATCGCTAAGGTTACAATGATTCCAAAGACATATGGAGAAGTATGAATGACTCTGTACAATTTAGTTTTATAGTCTTTCATCATGGTTAATTATTCGTATGTATGATCTAACTGATAATGTTCTTTCTGTTTTTGCAGGATTTCAATATATTGAGGTATGAAGTTGGCCAAAAATATGATTCTCATTATGACGCTTTCGATC encodes:
- the LOC131643366 gene encoding probable prolyl 4-hydroxylase 9 isoform X1; translation: MKGKVKISKLKLSIPILCLCLFFFFLGLFMSPIVFQNWVDEGSHLRIHQDFVKKEYDPIQHGKSGESFVESIPFQILSLNPRAVYFPNFTSVETCEQIIEMAKPTVEPSKLALRKGEDAESTKGTRTSSGVFIGASEDKSGILDMIERKIAKVTMIPKTYGEDFNILRYEVGQKYDSHYDAFDPAEYGHVDSQRVASFLLYLSNVEMGGETMFPYEDGLNVDTNYDYKKCVGLKVKPRQGDGLLFYSVFPNGKIDKNSLHGSCPVIKGEKWVATKWINDKQQQRHY
- the LOC131643366 gene encoding probable prolyl 4-hydroxylase 9 isoform X2, producing the protein MKGKVKISKLKLSIPILCLCLFFFFLGLFMSPIVFQNWVDEGSHLRIHQDFVKKEYDPIQHGKSGESFVESIPFQILSLNPRAVYFPNFTSVETCEQIIEMAKPTVEPSKLALRKGEDAESTKGTRTSSGVFIGASEDKSGILDMIERKIAKVTMIPKTYGEDFNILRYEVGQKYDSHYDAFDPAEYGHVDSQRVASFLLYLSNVEMGGETMFPYEVKPRQGDGLLFYSVFPNGKIDKNSLHGSCPVIKGEKWVATKWINDKQQQRHY